Below is a genomic region from bacterium.
ACGTGCGCCGCTTCAGTTCGAAGGCATTAAACCCGGAGAGAAGCGTATCCAGACTTATCCGCCCCATGTGCTGCGGCTGCTCCAACTTGCGGCCGCGACAAAACAGGCGGCGGATCGCGATCCGCCGCAAACAATGGCGGCCCGGCTGCACATTGAAAGTGACATCCACTTTTATCTGGCGTGGGCCGAAAAAGAAATGTTGTGGTACGTCGGCGATGAAGTCTTAAATCGCTGGTGTTCTCCCAGATTCCACGACAACGGCCTGGTTGGAGTACCAGTGGCCAAATCATAAACAAAATAGCTCCTCCGGATGCGGGTGTTTTCAAGGGAAGTTTCTATGGGTCGGGAGCCAAACGGTTTCCGGCTCTTACCTTTTATATTGCTATACTCGTCTCATGCGGTTCACTATCCACGCCGACGGCGGCTCGAGAGGAAATCCGGGTCCGGCCGGTGCCGGAGCGGTCATCCGCGATGAAGGCGGGTCTACCGTCGCGGTCGTTTCGAAGTTCCTGGGGGTGCAGACCAACAACTTCGCCGAGTACGAAGCGGTCATAGCGGCGCTCGACGTACTGCTTTCACGCGTCCCGGAAGAAGAACGCAGGGGCGTGCGGGTACTGATAAAAATGGACAGCCAGCTCGTGGTGAAACAAATGCGGGGCGAATACAAAGTGAAGCATCCCAATATCAAGCCGCAGTATGCCCGCCTTTCGGAGCGGGCGGCCAAATTCGGGTCCGTGACGTTCACGCACGTATATCGGGAAGAGAATGGCGACGCGGACGCGCTCGCGAACGAGGCGATGGATAGGGGTGCTTGATCGGTATATCAAAATATAAATATTTGATATGCGTCCGGCTACGATCCGGATGTGATCATTCTTCTTGTCGTATCGGGCGGACTTGCAGGCGGCATATTTCTCCGGTCGTTCGCTGTGTTTGGCTGGCCCCCGTATGTCTTCGCGCTCCTGCTTGCGCTTATCGGAGCGGCCGCTTGGCGGGTAGCGGGCCGGAAGGAGTATCTTCTGTTCGTTCTGTTTCTTGCGTGCGCCGTACTGGGAGCGTGGCGGTTCTCGATCGCCGAAAAGCCGCTGCCTCCTTCGTTCCTCGCTCAGGTCGGACAGCGCGTACAGTTTGAAGGCATTGTTGCGTCCGATCCGGACGTGCGCGAAGCGAACCAGCGCGTGATAATCGACGTAGAGCAGGGCGGGGAGAAGACGCGGGTGCTCGCGGTCGCGAGCCGCTACAGCAAAGTCGGCGTCGGAGACAAGGTGGAAGTATCCGGAACGCTCGCGCTTCCCGAACCGTTCAGTACCGATACTGACGGCGGCCGCATGTTCCGGTACGACAAGTTTCTCGAGAAAGACGGGATCAGGTTCCTTTCGGATTTCGCCTCGGTTGCTGTCATAGACCCGGCACCGTGGTACCACCCGTCCGCGCTTCTCGCGAACACCAAGCACGCCTTCATTGATGGACTTGGCCGGGCGATACCCGAACCGTATGCGACGCTCGCGGCCGGTCTTATCGTCGGCGGAAAACAGGGCCTTGGGAAAGAGCTGCTCGAAGCCTTCATTCTTTCCGGTCTCGTGCCGATCGTCGTGCTTTCCGGATACAACGTGATGATCGTGGCCGAAGGAATCATGCGCGCCTTGAAAACGATGCGAGTGCCGTCCCGCGCGTCCGCAATTGCGGGAGCTGTCGCGGTTTTATTGTTCGTACTTATGGCCGGCGCCGGTTCCGCGAGCATCCGCGCGGGACTCATGGCGCTCATCGCGCTCTATGCCCGGGCTACGGGCCGGTCATACGCGGCGGGGCGCGCACTAATCGTTGTCGCGATCCTTATGGTTCTATGGAATCCGTATCTTCTCGCGTTCGACCCTGGCTTCGGGCTTTCGATCGCCGCGACCGCAGGGCTTATCTGGCTCTCGCCGCTGATCGAGCTTCGGCTTATATGGATTGCGAGTGATTTCTGTCGAAGCATGCTCGCGACGACGCTCGCCGCGCAGGCCGCGGTCTTGCCACTCCTCCTCTATGAAACGGGAATGCTCTCGCTTGTCGCGATTCCGGCGAATCTTGTCGTGCTGCCGATGATTCCCCTAGCGATGGCCGCCTCCGCGGTCGCAGCCGTTTCCGGCATGTTTCTTGGCGTCTTGGCACCGGTCTTCGCGTTTCCCGCGTATCTTCTGAATGCTTATATCGTCGAGGTCGCACGGTTCTCTTCCGGGCTTCCTTTGGCCGCGCTCCATATTCCACCGTTTCCTCTCTGGCTTATGGTACTTGCGTATGCCGTTCTGATTTTGTTCGCCCGGTACATATGCAAAGCCCCCGTGGGCGTGTACGCCCGCGGAGCCTTATCCGCTCCTTGATTTTGTCACCGCGCCGCGTCCGTAAAGCGCTTCTCGATAACCGCCCAGTTGAGATTTTCGAAAAAGGCGTCGATGTAGCTTTTCTTTTCCGCCGGAACATAGTCCACCATATACGCGTGTTCCCAGAGGTCGAGCGCGACGATGACCGGAAGCCCCGACAACTGACCGAGCTCGTGGTCGCCGACGAAGGTCGTATGGAGCTTCTTTGCGGCGGGATCGAAATACACGACGACCCAGCCGATGCCGCGCGTGGCGGCGACCGCTTTCATGGTTCCGGCGATTCCGGCTTCCCCGTACTGCTCGAGCGCGAGTTTCGAGAGCGCGCTCCCTTCGTCCGGGGCGCATGGCTTTTCTTCGAACTGGCTGAAATAGTATTCGTGCATGCGCATGCCGTCGAACTCGAACGCGAAGCGGCGGCGCATCTCCGCTACGGCGTACTTGCCGCCTTCATCGTCCGTCTTCTGGTATGCGGCGATCATGTCCGTGATCAGATTCGCATGCTTTACATACCCCTCGTACAAGGCGAGGTGTACCTTGACCTGCTTTTCCGATATTCCCTTAAGCGCCGGAAGATCGAATTGTTTTGCGGTGTATGGCATATGGGGAGAGTCTAGCACGGAGGGCTGCTAAATATTTGGTGAAAGAAGGACCTTGCGCAGGATACCGATTGTGGGAGAATGAGGCACAAGCTAAAGATACCTATAACCTATGGAAACTATGCCAAATCAGGGGTCTCGAGATGAGAAGTTGACCGCCGAAGACGAAGCTGTCGCCAAGAAACTCCTCGCAGAAAGCGAGGCCGATATCCATCAGCGCGCGCTTGAAGCCGTGGAGTCAAATGCAAAGCTCGCCTATGACCGGGAAACGGGCACGATAATTAATCCCGAGGCTAAGCTCGGATAATTTGCACTTGCGGTAAATTGTAAAGGGCACCACAGCGGGTGCCCTTTGCCTTTTCTGAGGAGGCGTTGTGTTCAATGCAACGTCGGCGTTTCGCTGTGCGACAGGGCTTCGAGATGATTTTCACGAGCGCCGTCCCTCATGGCGCGAAGCATGGTGGCCATTTTCCCCGTGTTAAGGCCGCAGTACGCAGAAAGCTTTGCAAACGTCTGCGGCCCGGGGTAATAATCTCGGAGAATTTCCTCGAGTTGCCGATCCTGGGCGGCAAGCTTTTCGTTTTGTGCCGTATCCATGAGCTACCCTTCCCATTCATTAACCCGAGTTACCATACCACAGTATGATTAGAAGCGCAGGTTTTCCGCTTTATAACCCTATACTGAGCGTATGTCGGATGGTACCAAGTATTTTGTATGGCTGCTGGCCTCCCTTGCGGCTGCTAACGCGTTTCTCGCGTATTCGGCCCTTCGGACGCTTCCGTCCGTTCTCACAATTTCATTCCTCAGTGTCGGCGCGGGAGAAGCGATCCTTGTACAAAGTCCCGCGGGAGCCGACATTCTCATCGATGCCGGGCCGGACGCGTCAATACTTCGCGCGCTCGGAACCGAGCTCGGCCCTTTTGATCGGACGATCGACGCGATACTCGTGACGCACGGAAGCGCCAGCGCGATAGGCGGTCTTTCCGATGTCTTCAATGACTATCAAGTCCGCTCGTTCTTCTCTTCGGGGGTGAATTATCATTCTTTCGCCGAGGAGGTGTTACGGGATGCACTGAAACATGAGCAAGGATTGCAAACCGTCACGCTTGCGCGCGGCGAGCGTATCGATATCGGAGGAGGCGCCTATATCGACGTGCTCTATCCCGACCGGGACGTATCGGGAGTCGATAGCGACACCGCCTCGCTTGTACTGCGTATCGTATACGGTGAAACGTCGTTTCTTATCACCGGTGCCGCCCCGTCGGGCGTCGAAGAATATCTGGTACGGCTCGATGGTGCGCGCCTTAAAAGCGGTGTGCTTCTTGCGGGGGACAGCGGCAAGAAAACCTCGACTTCGGCTACTTTTCTTTCGGCGGTGCATCCCGATACGGTCGTGATCTCGGTGGATACAGGCAACCGGTTCGGATATCCTCATCAGGAAACGCTCGACCGCATTGTTACGGAGGGCGCAGCCATAGCGCGGACGGGAGACGGCTCCGTGCGGTTCGTAAGCGACGGGAATACCGTACGGCTTGAAAGCCGATAGGTACTTAATATCGCACTAACATATCGAACACTCTTGCAGTCGAGCATACGGCGTCTTG
It encodes:
- a CDS encoding ribonuclease HI family protein produces the protein MRFTIHADGGSRGNPGPAGAGAVIRDEGGSTVAVVSKFLGVQTNNFAEYEAVIAALDVLLSRVPEEERRGVRVLIKMDSQLVVKQMRGEYKVKHPNIKPQYARLSERAAKFGSVTFTHVYREENGDADALANEAMDRGA
- a CDS encoding ComEC/Rec2 family competence protein — protein: MIILLVVSGGLAGGIFLRSFAVFGWPPYVFALLLALIGAAAWRVAGRKEYLLFVLFLACAVLGAWRFSIAEKPLPPSFLAQVGQRVQFEGIVASDPDVREANQRVIIDVEQGGEKTRVLAVASRYSKVGVGDKVEVSGTLALPEPFSTDTDGGRMFRYDKFLEKDGIRFLSDFASVAVIDPAPWYHPSALLANTKHAFIDGLGRAIPEPYATLAAGLIVGGKQGLGKELLEAFILSGLVPIVVLSGYNVMIVAEGIMRALKTMRVPSRASAIAGAVAVLLFVLMAGAGSASIRAGLMALIALYARATGRSYAAGRALIVVAILMVLWNPYLLAFDPGFGLSIAATAGLIWLSPLIELRLIWIASDFCRSMLATTLAAQAAVLPLLLYETGMLSLVAIPANLVVLPMIPLAMAASAVAAVSGMFLGVLAPVFAFPAYLLNAYIVEVARFSSGLPLAALHIPPFPLWLMVLAYAVLILFARYICKAPVGVYARGALSAP
- a CDS encoding Fe-Mn family superoxide dismutase — encoded protein: MPYTAKQFDLPALKGISEKQVKVHLALYEGYVKHANLITDMIAAYQKTDDEGGKYAVAEMRRRFAFEFDGMRMHEYYFSQFEEKPCAPDEGSALSKLALEQYGEAGIAGTMKAVAATRGIGWVVVYFDPAAKKLHTTFVGDHELGQLSGLPVIVALDLWEHAYMVDYVPAEKKSYIDAFFENLNWAVIEKRFTDAAR